The proteins below come from a single Panicum hallii strain FIL2 chromosome 7, PHallii_v3.1, whole genome shotgun sequence genomic window:
- the LOC112900165 gene encoding G-type lectin S-receptor-like serine/threonine-protein kinase B120 isoform X4 encodes MNGEGTMGTICLTVFILLLLICFCQSDDQLTSARPLSPGDLLISKNGVFALGFFSPVGSNESLYVGIWFHGIPKRNRTIVWVANRDNPTTTASTPTLAISNSSDLVLSDSKGQTLWRTQNIVAAHDSGAFLVLRDTGNLVLQLPNTSVIWQSFDHPTDTILPGMEFLLIHRGRAVARLISWRSPDDPSTGDFSFGLDPVSNLQLIIWNGAKIYCRISVWNGVLGGMYPSSPSSMVYQTIVNKGDEFYLEIVVSGGSPYSRIMLDHTGTMKLLTWDSNSSSWTVISERPEGGYGLYDSCGPNGYCDFTEAAPACHCLEGFEAVGLNSSRGCRRTEPLQCSKGSHFVALPGMRVPDKFVLLRNRTFEQCAAECSWNCSCTAYAYANLSSGMADQSRCLVWTGELVDTWKSSNYGEVLYLRLANPPVKTKTNLVKIVLPITACLLLPICIALVCIYKFKGKWRKEEIQKKLMLGYLGTSNELGDKNVEFPFVSFDDIVAATDNFSDCHMLGRGGFGKVYKGMLKGGKEVAVKRLSQGSGQGIDEFRNEVVLLVKLQHRNLVRLLGCCIHGEEKLLIYEYLPNKSLDAFLFDNSRKHVLDWPTRFKIVKGVARGLLYLHQDSRLTIIHRDLKASNILLDTEMSPKISDFGMARIFGGNQQLANTTRVVGTYGYMSPEYVTSGAFSVKSDTYSFGVLLLEIVSGLKIISTQFITDFPNLIAYAWTLWEDGNAMELVDSSVAENCPAHEVLRCIHVGLLCVQDNPNARPLMSSVVFMLENETTLLPAPKEPVYFAQRNNETEETRRNKEGSLNALIITTLEGR; translated from the exons ATGAACGGAGAAGGCACAATGGGTACGATCTGCCTCACCGTTTTCATCCTCCTGCTCCTGATTTGTTTCTGCCAATCAGATGACCAGCTTACAAGCGCAAGGCCACTCTCTCCCGGGGACCTGCTCATCTCCAAGAATGGCGTCTTTGCTCTCGGCTTCTTCTCCCCGGTAGGCTCCAACGAGAGCTTGTATGTTGGGATTTGGTTCCACGGCATCCCCAAGCGCAACCGCACCATAGTGTGGGTTGCCAACCGCGACAACCCAACCACCACCGCTTCAACCCCGACGCTTGCCATCAGCAACAGCTCTGACCTAGTGCTGTCGGATTCCAAAGGCCAAACTCTCTGGAGAACACAGAACATCGTCGCTGCCCACGACAGCGGCGCTTTCCTGGTGCTGCGCGACACGGGGAACCTGGTACTCCAACTGCCTAACACATCGGTCATATGGCAGAGCTTCGATCACCCGACTGACACCATCCTCCCAGGAATGGAGTTCTTGTTGATCCACAGGGGTCGTGCGGTGGCTCGCCTGATTTCTTGGAGGAGCCCTGATGACCCATCCACCGGAGACTTCTCGTTCGGCCTCGACCCCGTCTCAAACCTCCAGTTGATCATTTGGAACGGGGCCAAGATATACTGCCGCATCAGCGTGTGGAACGGCGTACTGGGCGGCATGTACCCAAGCAGCCCCAGCTCCATGGTGTACCAGACCATCGTCAACAAAGGGGATGAGTTCTACCTTGAGATTGTGGTCTCCGGCGGCTCACCGTACTCGCGGATCATGCTTGACCACACAGGCACCATGAAGCTCCTGACCTGGGACAGCAATTCGTCATCATGGACAGTGATCTCTGAGCGCCCCGAAGGCGGCTACGGTCTCTATGACTCATGTGGCCCGAATGGCTACTGCGACTTCACTGAGGCTGCCCCGGCATGCCACTGCCTCGAGGGCTTCGAGGCTGTAGGTCTCAACTCTTCCAGAGGATGTCGGAGAACAGAACCGCTGCAGTGCAGCAAGGGAAGTCACTTCGTGGCCCTGCCCGGGATGAGAGTTCCTGACAAGTTCGTGCTCCTCCGGAACAGAACCTTTGAGCAGTGCGCGGCCGAATGCAGCTGGAATTGCTCGTGCACTGCCTATGCTTACGCCAACTTGAGCAGCGGCATGGCCGACCAGTCAAGGTGCTTGGTTTGGACGGGGGAGCTTGTCGATACATGGAAAAGCAGCAACTATGGCGAGGTCCTGTACCTCAGGCTTGCCAACCCTCCTG TTAAAACGAAGACCAATCTAGTAAAGATTGTACTCCCGATTACAGCATGCCTGCTGCTCCCCATATGCATAGCCCTTGTCTGCATATACAAATTCAAAG GTAAATGGCGAAAAGAGGAAATTCAGAAGAAACTGATGCTAGGATACTTGGGCACCTCCAATGAACTTGGAGACAAAAATGTAGAATTTCCATTTGTTAGCTTCGATGACATTGTTGCTGCAACTGACAATTTCTCTGACTGCCATATGCTTGGAAGAGGAGGCTTTGGCAAAGTTTACAAG GGAATGTTGAAAGGTGGCAAGGAAGTTGCTGTCAAAAGGCTTAGTCAAGGTTCCGGGCAAGGTATTGATGAATTCAGAAACGAAGTAGTTCTACTTGTCAAACTACAGCACAGAAACCTAGTTAGACTACTTGGTTGCTGTATTCATGGAGAAGAGAAGTTACTGATCTACGAATACTTGCCCAACAAAAGCCTGGATGCCTTCCTTTTTG ACAATTCAAGAAAACATGTGCTCGATTGGCCAACACGGTTCAAAATAGTTAAAGGAGTAGCAAGAGGCCTTCTATATCTCCACCAAGATTCAAGATTAACAATAATTCATAGAGATCTTAAAGCAAGTAACATCCTGTTGGACACAGAAATGAGTCCCAAAATATCTGATTTCGGTATGGCAAGAATCTTTGGTGGAAACCAGCAACTAGCAAACACTACCCGTGTTGTTGGGACATA TGGTTACATGTCTCCTGAATATGTGACGAGTGGTGCATTTTCTGTCAAATCGGACACATATAGCTTTGGTGTTCTTCTTTTGGAGATTGTAAGTGGCTTGAAGATCATCTCAACTCAATTCATAACGGACTTCCCAAACCTTATAGCTTAT GCATGGACATTATGGGAAGATGGAAATGCAATGGAATTGGTGGACTCATCAGTTGCTGAAAATTGTCCGGCCCATGAAGTTTTGCGGTGCATTCATGTAGGACTTTTGTGTGTCCAAGACAATCCAAATGCAAGGCCACTCATGTCATCAGTTGTGTTTATGTTAGAGAATGAAACAACATTGCTTCCAGCACCGAAGGAGCCTGTGTATTTTGCACAGAGGAATAATGAAACAGAAGAAACAAGGAGAAACAAGGAAGGTTCTCTGAATGCATTGATCATCACAACACTAGAGGGACGCTAG
- the LOC112900165 gene encoding G-type lectin S-receptor-like serine/threonine-protein kinase B120 isoform X2, whose protein sequence is MNGEGTMGTICLTVFILLLLICFCQSDDQLTSARPLSPGDLLISKNGVFALGFFSPVGSNESLYVGIWFHGIPKRNRTIVWVANRDNPTTTASTPTLAISNSSDLVLSDSKGQTLWRTQNIVAAHDSGAFLVLRDTGNLVLQLPNTSVIWQSFDHPTDTILPGMEFLLIHRGRAVARLISWRSPDDPSTGDFSFGLDPVSNLQLIIWNGAKIYCRISVWNGVLGGMYPSSPSSMVYQTIVNKGDEFYLEIVVSGGSPYSRIMLDHTGTMKLLTWDSNSSSWTVISERPEGGYGLYDSCGPNGYCDFTEAAPACHCLEGFEAVGLNSSRGCRRTEPLQCSKGSHFVALPGMRVPDKFVLLRNRTFEQCAAECSWNCSCTAYAYANLSSGMADQSRCLVWTGELVDTWKSSNYGEVLYLRLANPPVKTKTNLVKIVLPITACLLLPICIALVCIYKFKGKWRKEEIQKKLMLGYLGTSNELGDKNVEFPFVSFDDIVAATDNFSDCHMLGRGGFGKVYKKDAIMQGMLKGGKEVAVKRLSQGSGQGIDEFRNEVVLLVKLQHRNLVRLLGCCIHGEEKLLIYEYLPNKSLDAFLFDNSRKHVLDWPTRFKIVKGVARGLLYLHQDSRLTIIHRDLKASNILLDTEMSPKISDFGMARIFGGNQQLANTTRVVGTYGYMSPEYVTSGAFSVKSDTYSFGVLLLEIVSGLKIISTQFITDFPNLIAYAWTLWEDGNAMELVDSSVAENCPAHEVLRCIHVGLLCVQDNPNARPLMSSVVFMLENETTLLPAPKEPVYFAQRNNETEETRRNKEGSLNALIITTLEGR, encoded by the exons ATGAACGGAGAAGGCACAATGGGTACGATCTGCCTCACCGTTTTCATCCTCCTGCTCCTGATTTGTTTCTGCCAATCAGATGACCAGCTTACAAGCGCAAGGCCACTCTCTCCCGGGGACCTGCTCATCTCCAAGAATGGCGTCTTTGCTCTCGGCTTCTTCTCCCCGGTAGGCTCCAACGAGAGCTTGTATGTTGGGATTTGGTTCCACGGCATCCCCAAGCGCAACCGCACCATAGTGTGGGTTGCCAACCGCGACAACCCAACCACCACCGCTTCAACCCCGACGCTTGCCATCAGCAACAGCTCTGACCTAGTGCTGTCGGATTCCAAAGGCCAAACTCTCTGGAGAACACAGAACATCGTCGCTGCCCACGACAGCGGCGCTTTCCTGGTGCTGCGCGACACGGGGAACCTGGTACTCCAACTGCCTAACACATCGGTCATATGGCAGAGCTTCGATCACCCGACTGACACCATCCTCCCAGGAATGGAGTTCTTGTTGATCCACAGGGGTCGTGCGGTGGCTCGCCTGATTTCTTGGAGGAGCCCTGATGACCCATCCACCGGAGACTTCTCGTTCGGCCTCGACCCCGTCTCAAACCTCCAGTTGATCATTTGGAACGGGGCCAAGATATACTGCCGCATCAGCGTGTGGAACGGCGTACTGGGCGGCATGTACCCAAGCAGCCCCAGCTCCATGGTGTACCAGACCATCGTCAACAAAGGGGATGAGTTCTACCTTGAGATTGTGGTCTCCGGCGGCTCACCGTACTCGCGGATCATGCTTGACCACACAGGCACCATGAAGCTCCTGACCTGGGACAGCAATTCGTCATCATGGACAGTGATCTCTGAGCGCCCCGAAGGCGGCTACGGTCTCTATGACTCATGTGGCCCGAATGGCTACTGCGACTTCACTGAGGCTGCCCCGGCATGCCACTGCCTCGAGGGCTTCGAGGCTGTAGGTCTCAACTCTTCCAGAGGATGTCGGAGAACAGAACCGCTGCAGTGCAGCAAGGGAAGTCACTTCGTGGCCCTGCCCGGGATGAGAGTTCCTGACAAGTTCGTGCTCCTCCGGAACAGAACCTTTGAGCAGTGCGCGGCCGAATGCAGCTGGAATTGCTCGTGCACTGCCTATGCTTACGCCAACTTGAGCAGCGGCATGGCCGACCAGTCAAGGTGCTTGGTTTGGACGGGGGAGCTTGTCGATACATGGAAAAGCAGCAACTATGGCGAGGTCCTGTACCTCAGGCTTGCCAACCCTCCTG TTAAAACGAAGACCAATCTAGTAAAGATTGTACTCCCGATTACAGCATGCCTGCTGCTCCCCATATGCATAGCCCTTGTCTGCATATACAAATTCAAAG GTAAATGGCGAAAAGAGGAAATTCAGAAGAAACTGATGCTAGGATACTTGGGCACCTCCAATGAACTTGGAGACAAAAATGTAGAATTTCCATTTGTTAGCTTCGATGACATTGTTGCTGCAACTGACAATTTCTCTGACTGCCATATGCTTGGAAGAGGAGGCTTTGGCAAAGTTTACAAG AAGGATGCAATCATGCAGGGAATGTTGAAAGGTGGCAAGGAAGTTGCTGTCAAAAGGCTTAGTCAAGGTTCCGGGCAAGGTATTGATGAATTCAGAAACGAAGTAGTTCTACTTGTCAAACTACAGCACAGAAACCTAGTTAGACTACTTGGTTGCTGTATTCATGGAGAAGAGAAGTTACTGATCTACGAATACTTGCCCAACAAAAGCCTGGATGCCTTCCTTTTTG ACAATTCAAGAAAACATGTGCTCGATTGGCCAACACGGTTCAAAATAGTTAAAGGAGTAGCAAGAGGCCTTCTATATCTCCACCAAGATTCAAGATTAACAATAATTCATAGAGATCTTAAAGCAAGTAACATCCTGTTGGACACAGAAATGAGTCCCAAAATATCTGATTTCGGTATGGCAAGAATCTTTGGTGGAAACCAGCAACTAGCAAACACTACCCGTGTTGTTGGGACATA TGGTTACATGTCTCCTGAATATGTGACGAGTGGTGCATTTTCTGTCAAATCGGACACATATAGCTTTGGTGTTCTTCTTTTGGAGATTGTAAGTGGCTTGAAGATCATCTCAACTCAATTCATAACGGACTTCCCAAACCTTATAGCTTAT GCATGGACATTATGGGAAGATGGAAATGCAATGGAATTGGTGGACTCATCAGTTGCTGAAAATTGTCCGGCCCATGAAGTTTTGCGGTGCATTCATGTAGGACTTTTGTGTGTCCAAGACAATCCAAATGCAAGGCCACTCATGTCATCAGTTGTGTTTATGTTAGAGAATGAAACAACATTGCTTCCAGCACCGAAGGAGCCTGTGTATTTTGCACAGAGGAATAATGAAACAGAAGAAACAAGGAGAAACAAGGAAGGTTCTCTGAATGCATTGATCATCACAACACTAGAGGGACGCTAG
- the LOC112900165 gene encoding G-type lectin S-receptor-like serine/threonine-protein kinase B120 isoform X3 has translation MNGEGTMGTICLTVFILLLLICFCQSDDQLTSARPLSPGDLLISKNGVFALGFFSPVGSNESLYVGIWFHGIPKRNRTIVWVANRDNPTTTASTPTLAISNSSDLVLSDSKGQTLWRTQNIVAAHDSGAFLVLRDTGNLVLQLPNTSVIWQSFDHPTDTILPGMEFLLIHRGRAVARLISWRSPDDPSTGDFSFGLDPVSNLQLIIWNGAKIYCRISVWNGVLGGMYPSSPSSMVYQTIVNKGDEFYLEIVVSGGSPYSRIMLDHTGTMKLLTWDSNSSSWTVISERPEGGYGLYDSCGPNGYCDFTEAAPACHCLEGFEAVGLNSSRGCRRTEPLQCSKGSHFVALPGMRVPDKFVLLRNRTFEQCAAECSWNCSCTAYAYANLSSGMADQSRCLVWTGELVDTWKSSNYGEVLYLRLANPPVKTKTNLVKIVLPITACLLLPICIALVCIYKFKAGKWRKEEIQKKLMLGYLGTSNELGDKNVEFPFVSFDDIVAATDNFSDCHMLGRGGFGKVYKGMLKGGKEVAVKRLSQGSGQGIDEFRNEVVLLVKLQHRNLVRLLGCCIHGEEKLLIYEYLPNKSLDAFLFDNSRKHVLDWPTRFKIVKGVARGLLYLHQDSRLTIIHRDLKASNILLDTEMSPKISDFGMARIFGGNQQLANTTRVVGTYGYMSPEYVTSGAFSVKSDTYSFGVLLLEIVSGLKIISTQFITDFPNLIAYAWTLWEDGNAMELVDSSVAENCPAHEVLRCIHVGLLCVQDNPNARPLMSSVVFMLENETTLLPAPKEPVYFAQRNNETEETRRNKEGSLNALIITTLEGR, from the exons ATGAACGGAGAAGGCACAATGGGTACGATCTGCCTCACCGTTTTCATCCTCCTGCTCCTGATTTGTTTCTGCCAATCAGATGACCAGCTTACAAGCGCAAGGCCACTCTCTCCCGGGGACCTGCTCATCTCCAAGAATGGCGTCTTTGCTCTCGGCTTCTTCTCCCCGGTAGGCTCCAACGAGAGCTTGTATGTTGGGATTTGGTTCCACGGCATCCCCAAGCGCAACCGCACCATAGTGTGGGTTGCCAACCGCGACAACCCAACCACCACCGCTTCAACCCCGACGCTTGCCATCAGCAACAGCTCTGACCTAGTGCTGTCGGATTCCAAAGGCCAAACTCTCTGGAGAACACAGAACATCGTCGCTGCCCACGACAGCGGCGCTTTCCTGGTGCTGCGCGACACGGGGAACCTGGTACTCCAACTGCCTAACACATCGGTCATATGGCAGAGCTTCGATCACCCGACTGACACCATCCTCCCAGGAATGGAGTTCTTGTTGATCCACAGGGGTCGTGCGGTGGCTCGCCTGATTTCTTGGAGGAGCCCTGATGACCCATCCACCGGAGACTTCTCGTTCGGCCTCGACCCCGTCTCAAACCTCCAGTTGATCATTTGGAACGGGGCCAAGATATACTGCCGCATCAGCGTGTGGAACGGCGTACTGGGCGGCATGTACCCAAGCAGCCCCAGCTCCATGGTGTACCAGACCATCGTCAACAAAGGGGATGAGTTCTACCTTGAGATTGTGGTCTCCGGCGGCTCACCGTACTCGCGGATCATGCTTGACCACACAGGCACCATGAAGCTCCTGACCTGGGACAGCAATTCGTCATCATGGACAGTGATCTCTGAGCGCCCCGAAGGCGGCTACGGTCTCTATGACTCATGTGGCCCGAATGGCTACTGCGACTTCACTGAGGCTGCCCCGGCATGCCACTGCCTCGAGGGCTTCGAGGCTGTAGGTCTCAACTCTTCCAGAGGATGTCGGAGAACAGAACCGCTGCAGTGCAGCAAGGGAAGTCACTTCGTGGCCCTGCCCGGGATGAGAGTTCCTGACAAGTTCGTGCTCCTCCGGAACAGAACCTTTGAGCAGTGCGCGGCCGAATGCAGCTGGAATTGCTCGTGCACTGCCTATGCTTACGCCAACTTGAGCAGCGGCATGGCCGACCAGTCAAGGTGCTTGGTTTGGACGGGGGAGCTTGTCGATACATGGAAAAGCAGCAACTATGGCGAGGTCCTGTACCTCAGGCTTGCCAACCCTCCTG TTAAAACGAAGACCAATCTAGTAAAGATTGTACTCCCGATTACAGCATGCCTGCTGCTCCCCATATGCATAGCCCTTGTCTGCATATACAAATTCAAAG CAGGTAAATGGCGAAAAGAGGAAATTCAGAAGAAACTGATGCTAGGATACTTGGGCACCTCCAATGAACTTGGAGACAAAAATGTAGAATTTCCATTTGTTAGCTTCGATGACATTGTTGCTGCAACTGACAATTTCTCTGACTGCCATATGCTTGGAAGAGGAGGCTTTGGCAAAGTTTACAAG GGAATGTTGAAAGGTGGCAAGGAAGTTGCTGTCAAAAGGCTTAGTCAAGGTTCCGGGCAAGGTATTGATGAATTCAGAAACGAAGTAGTTCTACTTGTCAAACTACAGCACAGAAACCTAGTTAGACTACTTGGTTGCTGTATTCATGGAGAAGAGAAGTTACTGATCTACGAATACTTGCCCAACAAAAGCCTGGATGCCTTCCTTTTTG ACAATTCAAGAAAACATGTGCTCGATTGGCCAACACGGTTCAAAATAGTTAAAGGAGTAGCAAGAGGCCTTCTATATCTCCACCAAGATTCAAGATTAACAATAATTCATAGAGATCTTAAAGCAAGTAACATCCTGTTGGACACAGAAATGAGTCCCAAAATATCTGATTTCGGTATGGCAAGAATCTTTGGTGGAAACCAGCAACTAGCAAACACTACCCGTGTTGTTGGGACATA TGGTTACATGTCTCCTGAATATGTGACGAGTGGTGCATTTTCTGTCAAATCGGACACATATAGCTTTGGTGTTCTTCTTTTGGAGATTGTAAGTGGCTTGAAGATCATCTCAACTCAATTCATAACGGACTTCCCAAACCTTATAGCTTAT GCATGGACATTATGGGAAGATGGAAATGCAATGGAATTGGTGGACTCATCAGTTGCTGAAAATTGTCCGGCCCATGAAGTTTTGCGGTGCATTCATGTAGGACTTTTGTGTGTCCAAGACAATCCAAATGCAAGGCCACTCATGTCATCAGTTGTGTTTATGTTAGAGAATGAAACAACATTGCTTCCAGCACCGAAGGAGCCTGTGTATTTTGCACAGAGGAATAATGAAACAGAAGAAACAAGGAGAAACAAGGAAGGTTCTCTGAATGCATTGATCATCACAACACTAGAGGGACGCTAG
- the LOC112900165 gene encoding G-type lectin S-receptor-like serine/threonine-protein kinase B120 isoform X5, with protein MNGEGTMGTICLTVFILLLLICFCQSDDQLTSARPLSPGDLLISKNGVFALGFFSPVGSNESLYVGIWFHGIPKRNRTIVWVANRDNPTTTASTPTLAISNSSDLVLSDSKGQTLWRTQNIVAAHDSGAFLVLRDTGNLVLQLPNTSVIWQSFDHPTDTILPGMEFLLIHRGRAVARLISWRSPDDPSTGDFSFGLDPVSNLQLIIWNGAKIYCRISVWNGVLGGMYPSSPSSMVYQTIVNKGDEFYLEIVVSGGSPYSRIMLDHTGTMKLLTWDSNSSSWTVISERPEGGYGLYDSCGPNGYCDFTEAAPACHCLEGFEAVGLNSSRGCRRTEPLQCSKGSHFVALPGMRVPDKFVLLRNRTFEQCAAECSWNCSCTAYAYANLSSGMADQSRCLVWTGELVDTWKSSNYGEVLYLRLANPPVKTKTNLVKIVLPITACLLLPICIALVCIYKFKAGKWRKEEIQKKLMLGYLGTSNELGDKNVEFPFVSFDDIVAATDNFSDCHMLGRGGFGKVYKKDAIMQGMLKGGKEVAVKRLSQGSGQGIDEFRNEVVLLVKLQHRNLVRLLGCCIHGEEKLLIYEYLPNKSLDAFLFDNSRKHVLDWPTRFKIVKGVARGLLYLHQDSRLTIIHRDLKASNILLDTEMSPKISDFGMARIFGGNQQLANTTRVVGTYGYMSPEYVTSGAFSVKSDTYSFGVLLLEIAWTLWEDGNAMELVDSSVAENCPAHEVLRCIHVGLLCVQDNPNARPLMSSVVFMLENETTLLPAPKEPVYFAQRNNETEETRRNKEGSLNALIITTLEGR; from the exons ATGAACGGAGAAGGCACAATGGGTACGATCTGCCTCACCGTTTTCATCCTCCTGCTCCTGATTTGTTTCTGCCAATCAGATGACCAGCTTACAAGCGCAAGGCCACTCTCTCCCGGGGACCTGCTCATCTCCAAGAATGGCGTCTTTGCTCTCGGCTTCTTCTCCCCGGTAGGCTCCAACGAGAGCTTGTATGTTGGGATTTGGTTCCACGGCATCCCCAAGCGCAACCGCACCATAGTGTGGGTTGCCAACCGCGACAACCCAACCACCACCGCTTCAACCCCGACGCTTGCCATCAGCAACAGCTCTGACCTAGTGCTGTCGGATTCCAAAGGCCAAACTCTCTGGAGAACACAGAACATCGTCGCTGCCCACGACAGCGGCGCTTTCCTGGTGCTGCGCGACACGGGGAACCTGGTACTCCAACTGCCTAACACATCGGTCATATGGCAGAGCTTCGATCACCCGACTGACACCATCCTCCCAGGAATGGAGTTCTTGTTGATCCACAGGGGTCGTGCGGTGGCTCGCCTGATTTCTTGGAGGAGCCCTGATGACCCATCCACCGGAGACTTCTCGTTCGGCCTCGACCCCGTCTCAAACCTCCAGTTGATCATTTGGAACGGGGCCAAGATATACTGCCGCATCAGCGTGTGGAACGGCGTACTGGGCGGCATGTACCCAAGCAGCCCCAGCTCCATGGTGTACCAGACCATCGTCAACAAAGGGGATGAGTTCTACCTTGAGATTGTGGTCTCCGGCGGCTCACCGTACTCGCGGATCATGCTTGACCACACAGGCACCATGAAGCTCCTGACCTGGGACAGCAATTCGTCATCATGGACAGTGATCTCTGAGCGCCCCGAAGGCGGCTACGGTCTCTATGACTCATGTGGCCCGAATGGCTACTGCGACTTCACTGAGGCTGCCCCGGCATGCCACTGCCTCGAGGGCTTCGAGGCTGTAGGTCTCAACTCTTCCAGAGGATGTCGGAGAACAGAACCGCTGCAGTGCAGCAAGGGAAGTCACTTCGTGGCCCTGCCCGGGATGAGAGTTCCTGACAAGTTCGTGCTCCTCCGGAACAGAACCTTTGAGCAGTGCGCGGCCGAATGCAGCTGGAATTGCTCGTGCACTGCCTATGCTTACGCCAACTTGAGCAGCGGCATGGCCGACCAGTCAAGGTGCTTGGTTTGGACGGGGGAGCTTGTCGATACATGGAAAAGCAGCAACTATGGCGAGGTCCTGTACCTCAGGCTTGCCAACCCTCCTG TTAAAACGAAGACCAATCTAGTAAAGATTGTACTCCCGATTACAGCATGCCTGCTGCTCCCCATATGCATAGCCCTTGTCTGCATATACAAATTCAAAG CAGGTAAATGGCGAAAAGAGGAAATTCAGAAGAAACTGATGCTAGGATACTTGGGCACCTCCAATGAACTTGGAGACAAAAATGTAGAATTTCCATTTGTTAGCTTCGATGACATTGTTGCTGCAACTGACAATTTCTCTGACTGCCATATGCTTGGAAGAGGAGGCTTTGGCAAAGTTTACAAG AAGGATGCAATCATGCAGGGAATGTTGAAAGGTGGCAAGGAAGTTGCTGTCAAAAGGCTTAGTCAAGGTTCCGGGCAAGGTATTGATGAATTCAGAAACGAAGTAGTTCTACTTGTCAAACTACAGCACAGAAACCTAGTTAGACTACTTGGTTGCTGTATTCATGGAGAAGAGAAGTTACTGATCTACGAATACTTGCCCAACAAAAGCCTGGATGCCTTCCTTTTTG ACAATTCAAGAAAACATGTGCTCGATTGGCCAACACGGTTCAAAATAGTTAAAGGAGTAGCAAGAGGCCTTCTATATCTCCACCAAGATTCAAGATTAACAATAATTCATAGAGATCTTAAAGCAAGTAACATCCTGTTGGACACAGAAATGAGTCCCAAAATATCTGATTTCGGTATGGCAAGAATCTTTGGTGGAAACCAGCAACTAGCAAACACTACCCGTGTTGTTGGGACATA TGGTTACATGTCTCCTGAATATGTGACGAGTGGTGCATTTTCTGTCAAATCGGACACATATAGCTTTGGTGTTCTTCTTTTGGAGATT GCATGGACATTATGGGAAGATGGAAATGCAATGGAATTGGTGGACTCATCAGTTGCTGAAAATTGTCCGGCCCATGAAGTTTTGCGGTGCATTCATGTAGGACTTTTGTGTGTCCAAGACAATCCAAATGCAAGGCCACTCATGTCATCAGTTGTGTTTATGTTAGAGAATGAAACAACATTGCTTCCAGCACCGAAGGAGCCTGTGTATTTTGCACAGAGGAATAATGAAACAGAAGAAACAAGGAGAAACAAGGAAGGTTCTCTGAATGCATTGATCATCACAACACTAGAGGGACGCTAG